Genomic segment of Iocasia fonsfrigidae:
CTCCCGGCTCCCCTAATTCATTTAAAACTTCAATAGTTAAATCTTTAGTTCCAACAGAACTACCCCCAGATAAAATAACTAAATCACTATTTTTCAAACTTGCTCCAATCTTGTTTTTTAGTTCTTCTTTATTATCTGCAATAATACCACCATAATTTACTGTTCCCCCGGTTTCTTCTACTAGACTACCAACCAGATAGGTATTTATATCCCTGATTTGGCCTAATTTAGGACTTTCTTCAGGTGCTACTAATTCATCTCCAGTAGAAAAAACTGTAACAACAGGCTTAACAAAAACCTCTACTTCTGTAATACCAATTCCAGCTAAAGCCCCTATATCCTGAGCTCGTAATAAATGTCCCTGTTTTAATAGGAGGCTCTCCTGGTCTATATCCTCTCCTTTTACAACTATATTTTCTCTACTGGCTACTGACTTAAAGACCTCAATCATATCTTCTCCAAGGGTCTCTGTATATTCTACCATTACCACCGCATCTGCACCTTTAGGTAACATACCACCAGTTGCAATCTTAATTGCCTGTCCTGCCTTAATCTCCTGTTCAGCTTCCTCACCCATTAATATCTCTCCAACCAGGTCTAGATAAACAGGCATTGATTCAGAAGCACCAAAGGTATCTATCGCCTTCACAGCAAAGCCATCCATTGTCGATCTGGAAAACGGAGGTAAATCTATCTGGCTAATAATATCTCTGGCTAAAACTCTGGCTTTTGCCTTTGTAATATTTATTTTCTCTGTTGCTAAATTAACAGCTAATTTTCCTTCAAAAAAATCGGGAATTTTGTCTATTTCAACTAATTGGAACAATTCTGACATCAGACCACTCCTTCAAACATTATAAATACTTCAATAATTCCTCTTGTTTTACAAATATTTCCTGTTCTTCCCCTTGAGCAACTATCTTTCCTTTTCTTAAAAGTATTATCTCATCTGCCAGATTTTTTGCCTGATAAAAATTATGGGTAACTAATACAATACCCACTCCCTTTTTTACTTCTTCTTTGATAATCTCTTCAATTAAAGCTATACTCTCTACATCAAGACTTGTATTAGGCTCATCAATAAAGATTAGCCCGGGTTCAGTTATTAAAGTTCTGGCAATAGACACCTTCTGCTGTTCACCGCCAGATAATTTTTTAGCTTCTTTATCTTTCAAGTCAGTTATCTTTAACCTTGCTAAAACTTGATTAACCCGTCTTTGAATATCAGTTTTTCCCATCTTTCTATATTTTAACCCCAGAGCTATATTATCATAAACAGAGCCTCTATATAATAAAGGTTTCTGCCAGATAAACCCTATCTTGCGGCGCATCTTTAAACTATCCTTTTTATTTATCTTATCACCTTGATAATATATTTCTCCGGTATTTTTTTCCTCTAATTGACTTAATATTTTAATTAAAGTTGTCTTTCCACTTCCATTTGGACCCATTAGTACCATAATACTACCTTGCTTTATGGTTATCTCACTTATATCTAAAACTTTTTCCTTTCCATAATACTTTATAATATCTTTTCCCACCAGTAATTCTGTCATCAGGCTCCACCTGCCTGAAAGTGGTGTAATACAAAATTAATTATTAGTGAGATAGACATAAGAATAATTCCTAAAGCAATTCCAAAACCAAATTCACCTTTACTGGTTTCTAAAGCAATAGCAGTAGTTAAAGTTCTGGTTACCCTTTTAATATTACCACCAATCATCATGGAAACTCCTACTTCACCTATTACCCGGCCAAAACCAGTAATAACTGCCCCCAGGACTCCAAACTTGATCTCCTTTAATAACATTAAGACTGCCTGTTGTTGTGAGGCTCCTAAAGATAATGCTGTAACAACTACCTGACTTTCAGAATCTTTAACTGTATTGAGTGTTAAAGTGGCGATAATAGGTAAAGCCAGGATAATTTGTCCGATAATAATTCCTTTTGAAGTAAAAAGTAATTCCAGGTCACCTAAAGGACCTCGTCTGGAAACAAAAGCAAATAATAATATTCCTATAACTACTGTTGGTAAACTCAATAACGTATTTAAAATAGTTATAATAATCCGTTTTCCCTTAAAGTCATAATGTCCAATTAAAAATCCAATTGGGATACCTATAATTGAAGCTATTAAAGAAGAGATTAAAGAAGTGGTTATTGATAATACTGCAATTTGCATAACTTCCTGGTCCATAGTTAAAATTAATTCCAGAGCATTCTTTATCCCTATTAGAATATATTCCACTAGAACTCTCCCTTTCTAAAAACAGTGACTAGTAACGTGTAAATAGCTTTAATTAGAGTAATAGAGAGATAGAGTATTAGAGTTTCAGACTAAAATGATTGTTTTCACCTCTGCCTTTGTCCCTAATACTCTACCACTAACCTCTATTACTCTCCACTCTATCTATTACAAGTTAAGTGGATTAAACAATCTTTCTCCAGAAACCGTAAAATCTCTAATAATTTCCTGTCCCTTTTTAGACATTATAAATTCAATAAATTCCATTGCTCCATCATAGTTAATTCCTTCATGTTTTTCTGGATTAACAGCCATTACACCATAAAGATTAAAAAATAGTGGGTCTCCTTCAGATAAAATTTCTAACTCAATCTTATCTTTATAAGCTAAATAAGTGCCGCGGTCAGCCAGAATATAAGCCTGTTTTTCATTAGCAATTGTCAAACTGGCTCCCATTCCCTGGCCGGTCTCCTGATACCAACTACCCTGAGGTTCAATCCCGGCTTCTTTCCAGATACTTAATTCTTTCTTATTGGTTCCAGAATCATCACCACGGGAGACAAAGGCCGCTTCTGCTGCAGCAATCTTTTTGAATACTGCTAAAGCATCTGAATTGCCTTTAATATTAGCCGGGTCATCTTTAGGTCCAAGAACTATAAAGTCATTATACATTACTTCCTGCCGGTTAACCCCATAACCATTATCAATAAATTCCAATTCTGCCGATTTGGCATGTACTAATAATACATCTGCATCTCCATTTCTACCTAACTCTAAAGCCTTCCCTGTGCCAACAGCAACTACATCCACTCTAATATTTCTACCCTTTTCAAAAGCAGGAATTAATTGGTCTAACAAACCAGAATTATCGGTACTGGTGGTTGTAGCCATAATTAATCTTTGGTCTTTAACACCACTAACATACCCTACAACAACTAAAGCCATTAAACAGACAAGTACAAATACAAGTGTCATTCTTTTCTTTGACATAATTATAAATCATCCCCTTAGCTAGATTATTAAATTATAAAAAAATAAGGACCAATACCTAACGGAAAGCAGATATCAATCCTTAATTTATATCTTCTTTCCAAACACGGGAGGCTGAAAGGTTTCCCTGTTAACCCAAACGACTAAACCACCTTAGAATTTTATCCTTAGGTAAAATAGTTCGAAGATAAATATATTATTTTATTACAAATTATAGTAAATTATAATTTGAAAATTAGCAATTATCTATCAAAATTATAACAAACACGATAATTTTAGTCAATAATTATCAATTTATGGCTTTATTATGCAAAGTTTTAGACAATAAGACAATAAAATCATAAGCTAACGACCTCATAATCTTGCGCAAACAAATCAGCATAAAGAATTTTATTCCTTAACAATTCACCCCTAGCAATAAGTATTTTTAATGTTTCACTTACTTGAACAGAAGCAACAAAGGCCGGAGTAAAAGAAGGATTTCCTAATTTATTTTCTATTCCCTCTATATTTTTTTTGGCATATAAGATATCCAAAGTCTTATCTCCCGGGAAAATAGTTGTAACCTGTCCATACCAACCAGCAATAGCTCCATGAACCAGTGTTATTCCCAACTCATAAGCTAATTCCTGTAAAAGCAATCTGGCAGCTATGTTATCTACAGCATCAATAATAACATCATGTCCTTTCAAAATTTTAATCCCATTATCATTATTTATATTTTGAGAAATCGGCATAAAGTTTATCAGAGGATTGACCAAAGCTATTCTCTCTTTGGCAATCTCTGCCTTGTTTTTTCCAATAACATTAGCATCAGATAATAACTGTCGATTAAGATTTGTGGCATCAAATATATCTCCATCTACTGCTGTTATATTTCCTACACCAAGCCTTGCCAGCATTTCAATAACATATCCCCCAAGACCACCACAACCGATCACACATACTTGACTATTTTTTATTTTTTCAATTTCTAATTCTGAGAGCATAGTCATATTTTTTAGATACCTTTTTTCCATCTTATCCCCCTCCAACAGGAGGAAATAAAGAAAGATAATCCCCCTCATGAAGACTAGCATCAAATTTTCCATCCCTACCATTTATTAATAAAAGGGCTACATCCTCTTGTTTTATTTTAAATATATCCAGCACTTTACTCACAGTGGTATTTTCTTCTACTTCCATCTCCAGTACTTTATCTCTTCCATCTCTCAATGTCGCAAATAATCTGATCTCTACTTTCATCATCCTCCACCTCCTAAGGGCAAATTATATACTTTCTACTCCACAGACAGTCGGCACAGGAAGGGCTCCCAGTATAACAATCAGTGCTTGTATCCTTAACCAGATCACATCCTTCTGCATAATCACAGTCAATACAGGAAGGGTATCGATTATTCCTGATAATAGAACGGAAATTACTGTATTCACTACTTTCCCAGGTCTCCTTCAAACTCTGATCATGCAAATTAGCAAATGAATGTTTTAAAACTGTTTTCTCCCTACCAAATACATATTCCTTATAAGTATGTGATAACCTGTAACAGGGAACAACTTCACCAGAAGCACTAATAAAAGCTGCTTTATCTTCGATAAAGATGCATCTTCTTTCTGTCTTTAATTCATAGTTTGGTAAAATGAGATTTAATCCTTTTCTAAAGGAATAATTATAAGCTTTAGCAAATAAACGCTTCATTTCTTTATTTTCATATCTAGTATAGAGTATTTTATCTGCATTTTCTTCCTTTTGCGGTAATAAATTTGATAATACTAATTGATGGACCTTTAATTCACTGGCTAGATCTATCAATCTAAAAATGTCGTCAACATTATTTTTCGAAATAACAAACTGGATCCCAAGATAAAGAGTACTACTTTTCTTCTTTTCTTTCAATTCATTAATTTTATTAATATTATTAACAACAAGATCTAAATTTGTTCCCCGAATTTTCGAAAAATTCTCATGTAACCCATCAATTGAAACCATAATCAGATTAACATACTGAACAATCAAATTAATTAAGGTATCATCCATTTTTATAGCATTAGTAGTCAAGATTAAATCATAATTCCCAAGTTCTTCAATCGCTTCATAAATTAGAGGTGCACAGGTCGGCTCTCCAATTCCTCCCAAAACAATAGATTTTAATCTGCCCATTTCTTTTATTTCTTTTTTTATCTTTACAAATAGTTCTCTGTTCATATCCTGTAATTTTTCAGTCCAGGAATGTCTATAACACATTACACAATTTAAATTGCATTTATTGGTAAGCTCGAGATAGAGTTTCTGTAAGGACATATTATCAACCTTCCTGGTCCCATTTTGAATATTAACATTTAATAACTTTAAAAAATTATTATAAAGGCTTCTATAAGTAGAAGCCTTTATAATATTGTTAGTATTTTTATCTATGCTAACCCTAATTCCTTAAGTTTTTCTGGAGTAGGTATTCCATCAATACTCCAGCCTCTAACTTCATAGTATTGGGGAAGGAGTTCATCTAATTTGTGTACCCATCCCTTGGAAGGTCCATCTGGAATAGGCTCTTCCAATAATCTTTTAGGCAGTGTATCCTGTGAAGAGTCGATTCCAGCTTCCAGGTTATACAATTTTTCAAGATTCCAGATCCTTTCACCAGCTTGAATAAAATCATCACCAGTTATATTGGTACCGCAAACAGCATTAAGCAGAGCAGCATAATCTTCTGCACCCATGGCAAAAGAAGTAAAGAGACACAGTCCAGATGAATCAATAGCCGCAGTAAAATCCTGGAATATCTTGGCCCAGGTTGGCTTGCCTTCCAGGGTTAATCTATCAAGTTTTTCAGGAAGTCCTAATATTTCAGGTGAAATCATATAACCTCTAACATGGCAACCACCTCTGTTGGAAGTAGCATAATTAACTCCATGTCCCTGGATACCTCTGGGATCATAAGCAGGCAGTTCCTGTTTTTTAACTGTCATTGAAATTTCTGGAACACCATACATTTCACAAAGTCTGTAAGACCCTTGAGCCATCTTAGCTCCCAGTCCCTCAGTATCAGCCATCTTCTTTGTCCATTCTATAATCGCTTCATTATTTCCCCAGGCAAGTTCAGATGCTCCAGCTAATTCTTCTTCTTTAATATATCCTTTATCATATAACTCCATAGCTGCAGCAATTGTAGAACCAGCAGAAATGGTATCGATTCCTATTTCATTACACCAATAATTGGCTTTAATAATATCACCAAGGTTAGATACTCCACAATCAGAGCCAAAAGCCCAGACAGTTTCATACTCAGGCCCAGCACCTTCAATATCATCAACTTCACAATACCTACCACAAGCTATTGGACATCTAAAACAAGGATCTTTCTTTTTCAGATATTTATCTGCTAAAGTCTCGCCACTAATTTCTTCAGCCTGATCAAAAGTACTATACTGAAAATTATTGGTTGGAAATACACCATTCTCATTGATAATATTAACCAACACAGCTGTACCATAAGCTGGTAGTCCCTGTCCGGTAACTCCATTTTCTTTTATTTTTTTCATACAGACAGAGAAAACTTCTTTAAGTTTGTCAGGCTCTGCTATCTCAACTTTATTATTTCCTTTAACTACTATAGCTTTAAGATTTTTTGAGCCCATTACAGCACCAACACCAGAACGTCCTGCCGCTCTACCCAGGTCATTCATAATAGCTGCTATTTTGGAAAGATTTTCACCAGCAGGTCCAATAGTCGCAACTTTTACTTTTTCTCCATGTTCTTTTTCTAAAACATGGGTAGTCTCGGAAACAACTTTTCCCCAGAGATGAGAGGCATCTTTAATTTCAACCTTATCATCAACAATATTAAGATAGACAGGTGAATCAGCCTTTCCTTCAAAAATAATAGCATCATAACCGGCAAATTTAAGTTCAGCACCCCAGTATCCACCTGAGTTAGAACTAGCTACAGTACCTGTTAGAGGCGCTTTAGTTACTACCATATACCTTCCACCAGTTGGTGTACTGGTTCCTGTCAGTGGACCAGTAATAAAAATCAATTTATTCTCTGGACTTAAGGCATCAACTTTAGGATCAACCTCATCCATCAGCATTTTGGTACCTAATCCTCTACCACCAATAAATTTCTGTGCCAGGTCAATGTCCAGTTCTTCATTTTTTACTGTTTTGTTGCTCAAATTGACTCTTAAAATCTTACCATTATATCCATACATCATATACCCTCCTTCAAATAAGTATCATATATATTTAAATATGCAATCTTTATGCCAATAAAAAAACCCTTTAATATAAAGGGTTTCAAGGGGAAAAATAATATATATTCAGATCTTGTTCCAATCTGGCGCATTATTAAAGAGTTTTTTGTGTTATATATTGGAACACTGCTCCATAATAGAACAGTCTATTTTATAATTTTCTATTTTTCTATAAAGGGTATTCCTGCCTATATTTAAAGCCTTAGCACTTTTACTGATATTTCCATCATACAAATTAAGCACTTTGATAATATGCTCTTTTTCCACAGCTGCCAAACTTAGATCTTTGCCTATTTCAGCACTTGCATCTTTTAAAACAGAGGTTTTAAAACTAATCCCTGATTTTTTTGATAATACAGTTTTCCTTCCACCAATCTTATCTGGAACAGATTCCATATTAATCATCCACTCTACTAAATTTTCCAGTTCTCTTACATTGCCAGGCCACTCATATTCTACCAGAGTTTTAATAAACTCCTCAGAAGTTTTTACACTTCTCTTGTTCATTTTTTTTGATTTCGTTTTCATAAAAAATTCAAATAAAAGTGGAATATCTTCTTTTCGTTCTCGTAAAGGTGGAAGTCTTACAGGTAGAACATTGAGTCGATAGAATAAATCCTTACGAAAATTGCCATTTTGAACCTCTTTATATAAATCCTTATTAGTCGCTGCAATAACTCTAACATTTACAACATTTTCCTTAATGCTTCCTATTCTACTCACTGTATCTTCTTCAATCACCCGCAGTAATCTAGTTTGCATGTCAAGGGGCATCTCACCAATTTCATCAAGAAAAATTGTTCCTCCATCAGCTATTTCAAACTTTCCAGGTTGTCCACTGCTTTTGGCACCAGTAAAAGCCCCTTCTTCATATCCGAATAATTCAGATTCAATCAAATTTCTTGGTATAGCACCACAGTTTATTGCTACAAAAGGTTCTTGACTTCTATTACTACAGTTATGAATAGCCTGAGCAAAAAGCTCTTTACCTGTACCACTCTCACCCATAATTAGAATATTTGATCTACTATCTGAGACCTTTTTAGCAAATTTAACCATCCTTTGAAAATCTTCGTCTTTGCCAATTATTTTATCAAAGGTATAGATAGCCTGACGTCCCATAATTTTATTAGCCAGTTTCCTCACCTTTTTTACTTCTTTAAAAACAAAAATAATATTCCTTACATTCTCTTCGTAGTCCAGTATAGGATAGGTACTTAAATTAAACTGAAGTTTATTTTTTTTAGCATTTACAAAAACCTCTTCTTCCATAAAATTACGTTTTGCAAAAACTGTAGTTTTAACCTTTTCCCAGCTTTCAAATAAATCCCAGATCTTCATTTTCCTCATTTTATCTGATTTATATCCAAACATATCTGCTACATAACTGTTAACAGTTATAATATTTCCAGCTAGATCAACTGTTAGAATTCCTGCTTTTATAGAATCAATAACAGTTTCGGTATACATTTTCGCCATAGATAGTTCTTCGGTGTATTTTTTTATTTCCAACATTTTTTCGATGGCATTGGCAGCTGCCACAACCATACCAAGAGTATGTGAATGAACACTTTCACTATAACCGGTTAAATCAAGGGAAGCAATAATCTCACCTTTAGTATTTCTTATCGGTGTAGCAGAACAGGTCCAACGATGGTAGACCTTTATAAAGTGCTCTTTACCAGAAATCTGGACTGCTTGACCTTCTACTAAAGCTGTCCCCATAGCATTTGTACCAATATTAACTTCATCCATATATGCCCCAGGTATCATTTTAAAAGAAAAAGCCTCAGAAAGAATATCTTCATCTCCAATTACACTTAAAATACAACCCTCTTCATCAGTTAATATTGAAAAAAAATTAGATCCTTTCACAAAATTATATAATTGATTCATAAAAGGCTCTGCCGTAACAATTAATTCTCTTTTTGCTTCAAGTTTTTCGAAAAGTTCATTTTCATCAATAATTTTGCCGCTAAATACTCGGTCAACATTAACATTATAATCCTTGCACCTTTTATGAGAATTTATTATATATTCTTTTTTATCTGATAAATTTAGGTTATTCATTAAAATTTCACTCCCTTTTATTTAAATAACCTTTATATTATAATTTAATTATAACATGCATAATATAAATCATCAAAAAACATTCTCCACTCCTTATGTTAAAAACTAAATTAATTTATCACTCTCCACAAAGAAAAATAATGCCCTACTAGTATAAGACATTATTAACTGTGATTTTATTATCTTTTTTTTCGGACACATGTCAATTAAATTCCAGCTATTATATCCTATTTAGGTTTAGCTGGTTCAACATTCACCTTATTTCCCTTAATATAATTATCCTTCATAATATTTAAGACATGGGCACCCATTTCACTGGGGACTTCAACAAAAGTAAAGTTATTATAAACATCAATAGCCCCTATTAGTTTTCCTTCCAGATCTGTTTCCCCGGCAATTGCCCCCACAATATGTCTAGGACTGATCTTATCCTTCTTACCTATATTAATAAACAACCTGACCATACCTGGTTCTGCACCAGTATCCCCAAAATTATCTCTATAATCATTCTCTTCTTCTTTTTCATCTGTTAAAGACATTTTTAGTAATCCAGCTGCAAGTTCTATTGCTGTATAATCATCTTCAAGCAAACCTTCAATAATTTTGGTATGTTTTCCTAAATGTTCTTTTTCTATATATTTTTTTAAACTACTAACAAATTTTTCAATCTGTACTTCTTCTATATCATTAAGTGAAGGTATATTTTGGCGCTCAATTTTTATCTTAGTATATTTTTGTATATCACGCAGTTTATAGATATCTTTACCGACAACAAAGGTATAGGCGGTACCCGTCTTACCCGCTCGACCTGTCCTGCCAATTCTATGGACATAATAATCAGTATCCTGAGGAAGGTCATAGTTAAAAACAGCTTCCACATTATCTACATCAATACCACGGGCTGCTACATCTGTAGCAACTAAATGCTCTATAATACCATTCCTAAATTTATCCATTACCCGATCTCGCTGGTTTTGATTCATACCACCGTGTAAAGCATCTGCAAGATATCCCCTGGCCTGAAGCTGTATATTCAATTCATCAACCTGTTTCCTTGTATTACAAAAAATCAAGGATAACTGAGGGAGGTGCATATCAATTAAACGTGTTAAAACCTTTAGTTTATCTCCCCTTTTAATCTCATAATAATATTGTTCAATACTAGGTGCTGTTAAATTTTCGTGAGCTATTCTTATTAATTTTGCATCCTTTTGATACCTTTTACCCAGATTAATTATTGTTTTAGGTATTGTAGCAGAAAAAAATAAAGTCTGCCTATCCTGTGGAATATCCTCTAATATTTTTTCAATATCATCAATAAAGCCCATATCTAGCATCACATCGGCTTCATCTAATACAAGAAAATCGATACCAGATAACTGTAATGTACCCCTTCGCATATGATCCATCACCCTACCAGGTGTACCAATAATAACCTGTACTCCCTTTTTTAAGACCTTGATCTGTCTTTTAATAGATTGTCCACCATAAACAGGTAGAGTATGTAAATTCCGTTTGTATCTGGCCAATCTCTTTAATTCTTCAGCAACCTGAATTGCTAATTCCCTGGTAGGACATAATATAATCGCCTGTGGATTTTTATTATCTGGGTCAACCCTTTCTAATAAGGGTATCCCAAAAGCTGCTGTCTTTCCTGTTCCTGTTTGCGCCTGTCCTATAATATCTCTGCCCTCTAGTGCTGGCGGAATAGCATTTGTTTGTATGGGGGTAGTTTCTTCAAATCCCATGTCTTCTATTGCCTTTAATACATCCCTGGATATCTTTAGTTCTTCAAATTTAATTTTTTTCAAATCCAATTTCACTTCCTTTTTATTCTTTATTATATGTAGTATTTCATTTTCTATCTAAGAAATAAAAACCCTGACTACAAAGATATAGTCAGGGAATAGTTGCTATATTTTAAAGGCATTATTTACTTTATAATGTAACAACATTTGCAGCCTGTGGACCGCGGTCACCATCAACAATCTCAAATTCAACTTCCTGGCCTTCTTCCAGGTTTTTAAAACCATCTTGTTGAATCGCAGAAAAATGTACAAAAACATCATCATCACCAGAATCTCTTTCAATAAAACCGAAACCTTTTTGATCATTAAACCATTTTACCTTACCATTGTAAATCATTAAATTGAATTCCTCCTATATTTTCCCTGGGTAATTCTTAACAAATTTTTAATACCCAATATCAATAAGTATAATATAATAAATTGTTTATGTCAAGAAGAAACTGCAAATTTATGAATTAAAAAATTCAAATAGTCTTAACAACATTTATCTTTTTTCAGCTATTTTCTGGCAAAATGCCGTCGCAATCTCCCTGTCAAATTGTGAACCAGCATTATTCAGGATCTCTTCCAGAGCCTCCTTAATTGTAAAAGGGACTTTACGATAGGGTCTAACAGTAGTCATCGCATCAAAAGCATCAACAATAGAAACAATTCTAGCTGCCAGAGGGATCTCTTCTCCCCTTAATTTATAGGGGTAACCATTACCATCCCACCTTTCATGGTGGTAACTAATAATATCCAGTATTTCTTTATTGTTAAGGTGTTCCTGCAGCATTTCAGTACCAAAGATTGGGTGTCTCTTTATTATTTCAAACTCCAGATCATTTAAACACCCCGGTTTATTTAAAATAAGATTGTCCACCTGTACTTTCCCCAGGTCATGTAAAAGAGCACCATATTTAATTATCCTTATTTCCCGCTGGCTTAATCCCAGATGTTCAGCCAGCATAATGGCCAACTGACATACCCTTTTAGAATGGCCGCGTAAATATTCATTTTTGTTTTTAATTACAGTTAACATTTTCCTTACCTTGAACAACTGCCTCTTCCTGATAATCATTAATTACTTCCTCCCCTATAAAGTAAAGTGATTAGTTCATTCATTTAATCGAGAACAATTATCAATTCTTAAATTATTATTTCTTATATTTAAACAGATATTTAGTTTTAGATTAATGATTTATAGCAACTTTATTTAATTCTTAAAGTAATTACATAAATATATTATATCATAAACTGGAAATATTTTATTATAATATATACTAAGTTAATGACACATTTTGAGTAAATTTAGTTATAGATTAAGTAGTCTGGTACAGAATAACACATTCTTAGGCATATTATTTGGAAAAACAACGAAAAAATCCAGGACAAAATATACCCTGGATTTTTAACTTATTCGACTATTAATTATTTGATTTAAAGTCAATAATATTTATATCCTGAACTGATCAACTGTCCGGGAGAGTTCCTGGGCCATCTCAGCCAACTGTCTGGCTAAAGAAACAATCTCTTCAGTTGCCGCAAGCTGTTCCTCACTGGAAGCTGCTACTTCTTCTGAATTGGAAGCAAATTCTTCACTAACTGAATTAATATTTTCTGTGGTTTCTTCTACATTATTACTATATTCATTCATATTAGCAACATTTTCAGAAATATTTTTAAGCTGTTCTTTGAGATTTACGGTGTGTTCCTCTATAACACTAAATATCTCACCAGTATTATTAATTGACTCAACACTCACTTCCACCAATTGAACATTATTATCCATCTCTTCAACAGCCCCTAAAGAATCTGACTGAACCTGTTTTACCAGATTAGTAATTTCATTGCTTGCCTTAGCCGACTCTTCAGCAAGTTCCCGTATTTCATCAGCAACTACACTAAAACCCCTGCCTGCCTCACCAGCCCGGGCTGCCTCAATTGCTGCATTTAAAGCCAGTAAATTAGTCTGTTCAGCTATACCACTAATAAGTTCCACTATTTGCTCAATCTCTCTGGATCTCTCTCCCAGGGTATTAATGGTTTTAGATACTCCCAGGGTATTTTCCTTCATTTCATTAATATTACTAACAGATTCCTGTACTGAACTGATCCCCTGCTCTAATTTATCAGTTAACTCAACTGCATTACTACTTAATTCATTAGTACTTATATCTACCCTTTTGATACTGTCACTTAATTTCTTAACATTTGAGCTTGTTTCCTCTACCCTGATTGACTGCTCCTCAGCACCACTGGCTACGTCCTGTATCGAAGTACCAACCTGTTCAGCAATCTCTCCCACCTGTTCACCTGAGGCAGACAGTTCCTGACTGGATGCAGCCACCTGGTCAGAGATATTAACTACCTGAGCAATCATTGTTTTTAAGCCACTGAGCATATTATTTAATGATTCTCCCAGCTTGCCTATTTCATCTCTTGATACTACCTTTAATTTAGCGAGACGCAGGTTTCCTGTTGATATTGCCTGTGCAAAGCCAGCAGCCTTAATAATAGGCTTAGTAACATAATTACCCATTATAAACGCGACTACTATACCAACTAATACCGTAATAATTATACTTATTACCGCCCCC
This window contains:
- a CDS encoding HD-GYP domain-containing protein, which encodes MIIRKRQLFKVRKMLTVIKNKNEYLRGHSKRVCQLAIMLAEHLGLSQREIRIIKYGALLHDLGKVQVDNLILNKPGCLNDLEFEIIKRHPIFGTEMLQEHLNNKEILDIISYHHERWDGNGYPYKLRGEEIPLAARIVSIVDAFDAMTTVRPYRKVPFTIKEALEEILNNAGSQFDREIATAFCQKIAEKR
- a CDS encoding methyl-accepting chemotaxis protein translates to MKVLESFKTKLFLILVFLMITPLIIYGIITINQERALINKQIYNDNMKLAEGLGDTVGSMITNTRITVDSIVETAGVKEMDPERIKDVLDPITAGNPYIANLYVMNRAGRQIYKTVGDLDDRSNREYMQKAIRGEANFSNVIISGSRKVPIVVYARSVRNNGRIVGVIGCSIDLEVLSELAAKYKPGKTGYGFIVENNGKIIAHPDEELVSNMLDASHLAPVKAAIEGKTGISEYSYEGDNKLAAYLPVKETGWGVVVQLTAKEAFQPVVDIVRGAVISIIITVLVGIVVAFIMGNYVTKPIIKAAGFAQAISTGNLRLAKLKVVSRDEIGKLGESLNNMLSGLKTMIAQVVNISDQVAASSQELSASGEQVGEIAEQVGTSIQDVASGAEEQSIRVEETSSNVKKLSDSIKRVDISTNELSSNAVELTDKLEQGISSVQESVSNINEMKENTLGVSKTINTLGERSREIEQIVELISGIAEQTNLLALNAAIEAARAGEAGRGFSVVADEIRELAEESAKASNEITNLVKQVQSDSLGAVEEMDNNVQLVEVSVESINNTGEIFSVIEEHTVNLKEQLKNISENVANMNEYSNNVEETTENINSVSEEFASNSEEVAASSEEQLAATEEIVSLARQLAEMAQELSRTVDQFRI